The nucleotide window TTTTGTAGCTTGGAATCTTGGGTACGAAGATTTCCCCGCCCCAGCTGTGCTCCAGGGCATACAGAACCAGGTCCACGCCTTCCTCCAGGGAAATGTTGAAGCGCGTCATGTCGGGGTGGGTGATGGGCAGCACGCCCTTGTGGCGCTCCTGCAGGAAAAACGGCACCACCGAGCCCCGGGACCCTATTACGTTGCCGTAGCGCACCACCGAAAAGCGCAGGTTGCGGGAGCCTTTCATGTTGTTGGCCGCCACAAAAAGCTTATCGGAGCACAGCTTGGTGGCCCCGTAGAGGTTGATGGGCGCGGCCGCCTTGTCGGTGCTCAGGGCCACCACTTCCTGCACGCCGCAGTCCAGGGCCGCGTTAATCACGTTTTCGGCCCCGAAGATGTTGGTTTTGATGCACTCCATCGGGTTGTACTCGGCGGCAGGCACCTGCTTGAGGGCGGCGGCGTGCACGATGATGTCGATACCCTCGCAGGCCCGCTTCATGCGCTCCGCGTCGCGCACGTCGCCAATGAAATAGCGGATG belongs to Hymenobacter sp. J193 and includes:
- the pseB gene encoding UDP-N-acetylglucosamine 4,6-dehydratase (inverting), with protein sequence MALDLNHKSILVTGGTGSFGKQFVQAVFEKYPQVKRLVVYSRDELKQYEMSQTFSSSKYPAIRYFIGDVRDAERMKRACEGIDIIVHAAALKQVPAAEYNPMECIKTNIFGAENVINAALDCGVQEVVALSTDKAAAPINLYGATKLCSDKLFVAANNMKGSRNLRFSVVRYGNVIGSRGSVVPFFLQERHKGVLPITHPDMTRFNISLEEGVDLVLYALEHSWGGEIFVPKIPSYKITEVAKAIAPNCRQEIVGIRPGEKLHEEMITETDALSTVELDKYYVILPFTPRWDVEEFIRHFNGRRVEAGFHYDSSNNADWMSVEQIREEIRLHVDAEFTHEC